GGCAGGGTCGAACCACATCTGGATGCAGCGCCCGCTGCCCCGGTGCTCCAGGGTGTATTTGTACGAGTTGGACCAGATCTTCTCACACAGGTCTGCTGGCCGGGGGAAGACGTACTTGAATGGCTGGCATGTGGAGCTGCGGGGGCACCGGTTGgtccctggaaggggagggagagggcagcaGTGAGCAAGCTGTGGCTTGACACCATCTATGATGCCTTCCCCATCTCTGGCTGCTAGGCATCTGCCCATCCCAGGCTACTGGCTGATCTGGCAACGGCCCAGCTGGCTTGTGGGAGAAACTGTCCTTCCCTGTGAGGTGAAGTTCAAGGGCTTGTAGCCATGTCACTCACCCTCTGGACTGATCCCTGACTGGCAGCCTGGAGAGCCAGATGGAGGCTAGTAAGAATGAGGAACCCACTAGCCCAGCTGGGgtttcccaccccccacagctctgccaatgcaccttgaTCCTTCTAGGCCCTCCATCACCCCAGGGTCTGttgtgtatttatcctcatgagCCCCCAAGGTAAGGCTATGCTCTTCTccacaggtgggaaactgaggcagagactgaATTAAGGTCACACTATGGAAGACCAGTGCTAGCCAATACAAGATCAACACTTTGGGAAACTGCCTTCAGCCTTGGCACTAGCTAAGAGCTTGTCAAAGGCAAAAAAGTCTATCCAGTCTAGGTCCCAGTACTGGTACAGAACACAGCATACAGAGACACCAAGCAACAGTTACAAACTGGTGGGTTGGGTCTTAGCCATGTgagacacacacccccctcctttGGCAGGAGCAGGTAGGAATGGGTTTGTATTGCACCAGAGGTCTTTAGGAGGGAACCACTAGGGTTACCTaccctgaccccctgccaagGTGCAGGATTGGTTGTGACAATATATTTGGCTTGGTTTGCTTATTTGGCCTCCTGAACATTGAGAGAGCCAGGAGTGTGGTGAGACAGTGGCCACCCCCTACAGTCAATAGCAGGGAATTGAAGCAGGTCTCAAGTCCCAGGCTCCAAGCAGTGGGTCATCCTTCCTCTGTGCACTATCTGCCAGCCACTactccagcctcagctctgagCCCCATTCACTCCTCCGCCCACTGAAAGTACAGGGGCATTCACAGCCCAGATCTCGGCATCCAGGTCTCCTGCCAGCTCCTTTTCTGCACGTCCCTGACTGGGGAGCCCCATTTTACaccctctggctctgcccctAGGATTCCACAGCTGTTCCTTCCTCCAGGACCAGGACCCTAACCCCCTTTGGAGGCAGGGGATACTGGCAAGCAGAACCAGGTACGGCCACAACTCTGTAGAGGGGCACCACACGCCCAGTCGCCATGGGGAGGAAGACCCCAGAGCCCCATGGCCACCTGCTGGGCAGTTCTGCTCACACAGGAGGCAGGtttcctggctcctgctccagcgTGGGCACCATCTCCACAGTTGAAGCTGCCCCAGGGTCACTGGACACCAAGTTCAGTCCAGGGGACCACCCACCCTCCTAGTCCAAACCAAGCCAGGGACTGCACTGAGACCAGAGGAGACTACAGCCTCAGCCCCTCACTCCCAGGGTGCTCCTCTCGCAAGCCCCCCACCCAGGGTCTGGAGCTAGTCTGAGGGCTGCTGCCatcgggggcagggagaggtgggagcccctcctccatcccttgGGCCTCTAAGACAGCTGCAAACCCATAAGCAAGGTGTGACCCTGCCCCACTCAGGGTACAGCAGTCCAGCTCCCCCCTGCAGCAGGCAGAGTTTGTTCTCGGCCTCTCACTGACCCGAAGTCCAGTTCCAGCCCTTGTGCCAGTTCTCTTTGCAGGTAACGGCGTCCTTGCAGTCCTCCCACCACTGCTCGCAGTCCTCCTTACACAGCGGGATGTTGAGGATCCTCTCCCGGCGCCAGCTGGTATCCGCCTGCCAGGACATAGGCTTGGGAGCATCAGGGGGCAGCTCTGGGCCCCCTGCAGGCAACATCAGTCGCCCCAGGGAGCAAGGGTGAGACacattctctcccccaccccctgatcTAGCACCACTGAACAGAGCCAGTGCGCGTCCCAGCAGAACCAGGCCCAGGGGACGGGAGAGCCTCACAGCAGCCTCCCCGCACCCCTGTGTGGCAGCATCTACAGCTCAGCTGCATCCCAGGCAGGCCACCCAGGCGTCCAGGGAAGAGATCCTGGATTTATTGCAGAGCCCTGGCCAGGAGCAGCATCTGCCATCTTACCTGTTGCCTCCCCAGGAAGCACGCGGCACGAACCCACCTCACCCCGGGACAGAGGCAGCGTCAGTCCCACCGAGAAACCCGGCCAAGCTGAGCATTGGAGCCAGGCTCTCTGGGGTCCTGGACAGCAGGGGGGTGGCAGGACCCACGGGGCAGCACCCGGGGAGGGAAGCTAAAGGAGCCGTTCGGTGCAGCCTCCCGATGTCAGGACGCTTGGAGGGGATTGTCCTGCCCACAtgcagggggccctgggggacACGGGGACACCAGCTGACAGTGGAGAATGGGACCTGGGGCCTTCGGCCCAGAAAGCCCGAGCCCCCGACCGCCCAAGCTGCAGGAGCCACTCTGCATGGTGCTAGTTCATGCCTCACCATTTGGCCCCGCCACTAGAGGGAGCCGTGAGCACATGCACCAAGCCAGCCTGCTCTCCCGCCCGCAgcgcccagcccagcgccccctgacCTGGTGGATCCAGGGCCCCAGGTTGGGCGAGCACTCGTACAGACACGTGTCCTGGATGAAGTGCCGCTTGCACTTGTCTGGCATCACCCCGCAGTGGGCCCAGTTGAAGCTGTACAGGTAGGACTGGGCCTGGTGAGCCCCCGTGCTGGTCTCGGCCGTGCAGCAGGCGTTGTCTTTCCACGGGGCACACTGGGAACACAGCAAGGGACGGGTGCGCAGGGGACTCTGGCCGCTCGCCCGGGGGGCAGACAGGATGCCGTGGATGCAGCAGCATCACCGGCCTCCAGTGCTGCATGGCGGGACTGCTCCTGCATCAGACCACTGCCAGGGCCACGGCCAAGGACCGGGGACGGACGGGCAGGGATGCTATTTTGCCGAGTGCTTGGAGATCTTTAAGTCGACAAAATGCCATGAAGTGGGGAAGCTACAGACTGGGGCAGGAGCCGAGCTGTTATATGGTGTTATTAGGGCCTCCAGATCTACCCCAATTGTGATCCCCTCTGGGGGGGACGCTGGgtgagtggggatgggggaaaaaggCACAAAGAGGAGACCAACTGAATTTGTCCAAATGAAAAAGCCTCCTAGTTACAAGGCACCACTTCAATGTGATCCTCGAGTTAAGGAATGTGGGACTAGAAATCTGAACTAAATTCGTTTGTTGGGAACATGTGTAACTGGTGAGCAAAATgggatgggctgttctgcccccgccctcttttttgggagggggggaaggttaaacaacaaaaaccaaacaccccagGACTTTGGGAGGAAGATCAGACTGACTGCTGGCTGGGAGATGGGGGAACAAAGGAGGGACATGGCTGCCTCCCCAACCTTCTCCTGCAATCCACTAGGACACCTTCCTTGTCCCAGTTCCCAAAAATCTTCTTACCAGCCTGGGCAAGGCAGCAAAACCCACCTGACATGGCCACCTTCAGTGGTCAGGACTGAGCTGAAGCCATGAAGGTGATGAGAGACTTTGGGTCCTGCTGTCACCGGCTCCAATCCCTAGTATGTCATATTCCTCCCCCACCTTCAGTCTGCTTTCCTCTCGCTCCCTCCCTTGTGCCTTCTGTTTAAGAGTCTGGCTTTTCCCCACCAAGACTGTATCCTGCAGCACTCCTgggagcctgtgaccagaaaggcagcACCCAGTGGGGATGCAGATTTGCCAGGTTTTGGAGCGGTTTCTCCAACAGGGAGGTTGCAGAGAGGATTGGCTGCATAGCTGATCTTCTCCAGTTTCTCTGCCCCTGTATGTGTTGGTCTGGTTGTGTCTTCTAGGAAGTGGGCTCAGACTTAACAGCTACAGATTTCTATTAATGCCTCTTTTCCCCACAAGACTGTTAGCACCATCTCCTAGCTGCCAGGTGGGGCGGGAGAGAAAGACAGGGGACACTGAGGGAGTGCAGGAGAGGGGTCAGGGCTAACTCTTCCCTCGGGTGGCTCCTGAAAGCGAccagcacacccctctggcagcagctcctaggtgagGGGGGGCCCAGGGGGGTCTCtgtgcagttcccagccaatgggagctgtggaatcagtgctcagggcaggggcagtgcccaGAGACCTCCTGCCAAGGGGCTGCAGAGACGGgatggccgcttccaggagtggcatggaGCAAGGCCAGGCAGGAAGGCTGCCCTCACTCCACTGTGGGTCCCTGAGTCCTTTAAAGTCACCCAGGACCCTGGACAATTGCCCCCATCCCCCAATCAGCAGGCCTGCCTTCTACAAACTCTGCAGCGAAAGGGAACGGGAATAGGAACAAAGAGTTGTCAAAGTTACAGCCTAATTTGAAACACAGTATTGAGTGAGGTTTGCCACCCATCCAGTTTTCACCCAGATAGGCCGGCTTTCGGCTTGTGTTTCAAATGGCACCCAGACAAGCCCTGATGTCTGGGGTTTTCTGACttggcaaggggggggggggggagaagagggagcgcagagaaggggcagggcctcagttACCAGACACTAGAAAGGTGTCAgccctctttcctctcccatctTTAGTAAAGAGAGATAGCTATTCATAAGTGTGGCTGTCACCATGGtcctaagcaggctgaggtctttgTACTCAGTACCCCAACCCATATATCAAGCAGTGAGCTATACAGTGACAGGGTCAGGTTAACACCTTCAACACTTGGGTCAGTTTATTCTAGTGAAATTAACAGGGACATATCCAAGTTTGCCCACAgaatcagtgtcagagctgggattgcaaggcaggagtcctgcctccccagccctctgcctctGTCTGAGCCCTTCCCTTGGGCAACAGCAAGGGACAGGCCTCTTTAAAGCGACGAAGTAGCCCAGTTTGCATGGCTGCTGCCAGAGAGCTGGGTCTCATTGCCAGCCCAAGGATGTTAGCACCATGACCCTGCCTGCCGCAGCCTCCTAGGGCTGAGAGAAAACACAGTTCTTGGTGTGTCACAAACACCTCCAGCTTCTTGCACCACAGTCctccacgcccacgccccccaaGAGCCCAGTGTAAGGAACAAGCACGCACTAGAAAGGACGGCAGGTCCAGGGGACCCAGTTACCCCTCACCTAGAGCTCCAAGTGGTCAGGGGTGGGACTGATATGTCAATAGGACAAGACCCTACCTGGCCATGCAGCGCCCCCTCCGGGCCTGGCTGGATTTTGTGGTGCTTGGCATCCATGCACACGTTCAGCACCGATTCCTTCGCAGCACTGGCCAGGCAGGCGGCCAACAGCCCCAGCACGGCCCACCGGGCTGCCATCTCCCTAGGACCAGAGTAAGGGGGGGATGGAAGAGAAGACATGTTCGTGCAGCTGTCCAGATGAGAATGAGCGCCACTCAGGTGCATGGCTCCGAGCGCCCAGAGGGGATCCCCAGGCAAGAGCATCTGTGCTGCCTGCTACGGAGACAAGTGCTCTGCAGAGACCCATGAGAGAGCGGCCACAAAGCCTCCTGCTTCACTGGCAGCTTTTACCCCCCGCAAACATCCCATCTGGGCACATGGGTGGAGAGTTTTATGGGCCCAGggtgcctgggcaccaggaatattcctggcccGGGGCCTGACTCCGGGTCTCTCCCTCAGTCCCACCTTCCACCCCGGGCGCTCCCCACCATGCATCCCACGGGCGATTTCAAACAGCCTGAAAGCCCCCACTCACCACCGGCAGCGCAGCCGAGAGCCGAGCAACTTCCTGCCTGCTCATGCCATGTGTCTGCTGGCTGGGGCGGGTGGGCAAGGAGAAAGCCTGTCTACacatgctgctcccaccccaagcgCGCCTGTGGCCAAtaggaagctgcaggggcagtgcctgggggcaaAAGCTTGTTGAgaccccccagcctgccctgcctagGAGGCTCAGGTAACCactgcacccccacaccccaaactccctctacacccccaccccttgtcctagcccagagcctgcacccctcaccccctcctgcacccccaccctcaaaCCTGCACCCAGCACAGAAacaccaccccagagcctgcaccccaatcccctgcccagggcctgcaccccagacctgctctccccacccaaactccctccaagagcctTAGGCAGTTCAGGGGGAACTCCGGGCTTTCTGGGCACTGCCaacatttctacaaacctgctgcccctgcatgagagaggaggagagaaaagccACAAAGCCTCCTGCTCTACAGGAGCTTTTACCCTCTAAACATCCCACCTAAGGCCCAGTGGGGCAGGCACTTCTCCAAACCCTGCCCCCAGCTTGACTGCTTTGGCTTGCAAGGGGCTCTGAGCCGAGCTCCCCATGTCTCTGCTCAGCAGGTGCTGGTTTCTACCCTAGCTATGAGCTCCCCTCCACCCTACAGCCACCCATGGGTGCATTCAGGCCACTCCCTTTGTATTAGCCAATGATCCAGAACCAGAGACTGGCTACTGGGTGCCTCATCCAGAGAGTCACAGCAATGACCACCGAGCTGGACTCTGGCCAGCCAACACCACTAGCCCCACAAGCAGGCTTCCAGGCATGAAGCCTAGGATAAGATTAGACCTATTAGGTTGTATTTCTTCCCCCTTGTTTGCTCAGTGTTCTTCCAGAGAGGTGGAGGAAGCTAGCCCACGGCCCTGCAGCTCGCCCTGTCTGGCGACTTCAGGCCCCTGGGACAGGGCGACCAGACTGGTCAGTTACACACTACCACAACCTTGGGCTGCCAGGATCACAGGCTGCCAGAGCAGACTCCCAGCTCACCAACAGCTGGTCATGGGAGACTTAACAGTCAGTTATTGCTGTTCAGTTCAGGTCCTATTGGACTCTCCAGCCCCTGACATGGGGCTTTTACAGACTTTAGTCCATACAAGGCCTTGCACTTGCTTCCAATTTCTATTTGGGCATCACTTAACATCCCACATCCCCTCTTGGGGGgggtctcctctccccccactccatcgGGGGAAGTGGTTTCCTCTGCCATCTGGTATTATATCTGTGGTTTACTGGCTAAGGTTCCACTATTGCAGCTTTTATAGCAGCCAATCACCCCCAAAGCACCACCTGTGCACCCAGCCCAGGAACAAGGAGACACAGATCACAGCCTAGTGTTTTTTGGAAGCAATGCATCCCCCTCTAGAAGCAAACAGCAGTTACAAAGCTAATCACATTGATACCCAAACACTAGGCCTGAGACACCCACCAGTCCCCCTCCCAACAGAAAACCATGAACTGCTCCTACCTTGCTAGAAAAAAGCCCATCCCAGCTGCTTCAAGCAAATGCTCAGCACAACAGCTAGGCCTCTGGAGTCAGCTTTAATAGCCAAGTCCTTTAACCACAGCTGCTAACCCCTCCACACAACCGGGTTAATGAGGCTTAATGGTCACCGGTGCTCGTTACCTGTAAAGTAGCAGTTTTCATAACAgccaaagagctctgtgtgtttGCTGGAGGGCAGCTGAGTCCCATGTTAAGAAGACAATCAAGGATTTGATCGCAAAGATCAGATGTCTGCCGAAGCCCTGGCCGAGGATGAGAACATCAGTCCCACCTGCTGGGCATTCTTTGGAGCAGACTTCTTTCTTTGCTCTGCAAATTGCCCCAGAGAAAGGAGCCAGAGAATGCCAAGATCAGCTGTCTAATCAGCTGGGGCCTCTATTCCAGCTTGTGTCCGCAATGAGCTGGGCAGCCCCAAAGGAGACCAGAGGGCCTTGCTCTGGAGCCGTGCTGGGCGTCACAGTCCATGAGAGTTGCCGGTGCTTGGCACCGTTCACGTTCATTCCCCACATTTGTAGCCCCCGTGGCTGCATCTAAACTTCTATTTTTCTTCACCTCTCCCCCAGGGGCAGCAGCTCCAAGGAGTCTGTGGCCTGATGTCTCGGTCTCGGTGACAAGGGGGTACAAGCTCATGTAGGCCAGGTCCATCAGATGTGTTTCAAGGCGGGGTGGTCTTGGGAAGGATGGGATTCAAGATAggtgggcccagatcctcagagggacttaggcattgcaacatcTAACTTGTAGGTGCCTTGAAAGTCCCTGCTATCCGCACACCCTGTGTTAGACGTCGAGGCtaggggttctcacaacacattttttggaggcctcagagtgcggccaccatcTGTTGCTGGGGGCCGCTCTGAATACTGTCCTAAAATACTGAATATACTTCAGGAGAAACAAGCAAATCTGCAcgtatacatgtccaaatcattgtcatttatttatataggatttatttttttgcagactcaataataaaaataatgtacagttgtctctattctttacttgACCTAAGCAGACTAGACACACAAATCAGGCACTTtgcacattcttgtcttttttctttttgtttcttttgttttttttggctgttttttttttttgtttttttttttgtttttttttaagacttgctagctactaagtctgctgtgaaaagtgatattagcaaACACGCAGGTGTCGCTTTTCACAGAAGACTTACTCAGCCCCGGCAaacctggggacaaattaagtcctggatggggaggtgggtaggaaGGCAGAGGGGGCCAGGGGCGATTGGAGactgggggaagcagcaggagcCAGGGGTAATGAGGGACGTGGGGAGCTTTGGGCCAGAGCGTGGccagggaatggagcccaaagccccatgCCCAGGGGACGGGGCCCGGAAAAGGAGCCCGAAACCCCGTGAAGCCCGGTTGAAGCCCGGCCCCACCAGGtccgggaaggtggggaactcacaccgGCTGTCCGCTCCTCCAgcttttgtgtctccagagggagGCAGGGCCCAATCCCAGCTGGCGGCCCCAggagaggggctgctgctttcccGCAAGAAAGCTACGGGTGGCCACATGCGGCcaggggtggctgcatttgagaaacgctggtctagaCGCCCTATGGAATGACTGGGGAGAGATGGGATTCACatagggttgtcaaccctccgGGGTTGCCCTAGAGtttgcaggaattaaagattaatctgtcCTGGACGATTAGACCCtgggatgaaacctccaggaatatgacCAACCCAAACTGCCAACtctggatccacaaaagccagcgcGAGCCCAGGGGAGATTCCGAGGAGAAGGCTGtgtcctcagccctgcccctctcatggAGACAGGGGCTCACTCTGGGTCGGAGGGAGGTGTCGAGCTGGGCTCCGGATCTACAGCCAGGACCCCTCTCCTGGAGGGGAAGTGCTTAGCGCCATGCAAAACAGCTGGCAGGTGGAAGCAGCTGCCCCCCTGTGTGGGTGCTCACCCCAGACCTGGGAAGCTGTGGTTTGATTCCCCCCTTGGCCTGCTGAGGAGAGAGGCCTTAACAAGGCATCTCCTCTCTCTCCAGAGCAGGGCCAAACCCCTGACCTCTGGGCTAGTtggaggcagggctcctgggatCTCTCCCGGTGAAGTTGTTCCACTTGGTATTCAGGAGTGATCCCGCAGCCCagtggggtgggcacccagtGGAGGGGTGGGAAACTTTGCTCTACAAATCGCTTTGCTGTAGCAGGCAGAGAGGAGAACTCAACTGGGGGCTTTGCATCTGCTGGAGGGGGGGACGTTAACCACAGGGCTGAACATTACCTGGGAAAAcgcagcccccagcctggctaTCCTGTGTGAGGCTAGCTGCTCTCAGCGCATAGCTGGTGGCTCAGGCCAGGCGTGTCCCGGCTTAGCTCCCCCTGGGACTTAGGCGTGAGATAGGGTGCCTGACAATGGGATTTAGAAACCTCAGTCCATTTGCAGAGCTGGGCCTTGGGCTCACTTCCTGAGGCATCCATTGACCTGTTGCATCACCTCTGCCAAAATGCCTCAACCTCTCTGAGCTATATTCATCTGCTCTGTAGCTGGGGTGGGACAAACTGTTATTGATATGGGTGTTATGTTGCCTTGAGGGTCCAGCCGAGTTCAGGGCCTCATAATTCAAGGCCATAgttagagacagtccctgctccaaagagtttacaggctaactggggggaaagggaagaCAGGAAACAGAGATGCCATAATTCACCCCCCATCAGCTAGCAGacccaggactagaacccaggtctccttaaTGCTACGCCAGTCTCTCTCTAAGCTGCTCTTTGGATCTTGCTTTGAACCCTTTGGAAGAGCTGACTTGGCACAATGGGGAATATGTGAGGCAGCaagggctagtggttagagccagatAAGCCGGCTACTCACCTTTGAGCACTGGGAGAGAAAACTCCACCTAAgcacaaattgttccagttcTCTTCCCTCCGCAGAGGTGTTACCACAGACCCGATCAAACTGACAGGAGTCATTCACTTGAGTAACCTTCAGGGTAATCTCAATGGGATCCTGAGCCCTGCAGCTGGTCAGGGGTCCGTGCCCTGGTGGGGCCGGCTGTGGGGGTTCTGCACCCCCAGATCCAGCCAGGATAGCAAGCCTGTCACACTGCTCTCCCTTTTGAAAAAGACCCATCCTCTTGTGTACGTATCAAACCAAATAAAACTCCGTAAACACAATCTTCATGCCAGGCTGGTGTCCCGGGACTTCAACTGCTCCGTTTGGAAAGGAAGTGTCACTAGCAATAAGCAGGGGTGCCACAATCGGATTGGGAGTGTGTGGGCCCCTGGCTTGGGCCTCTGGTGATAGCTTGGCCATCACGTGGTTCCTCCCTTTTACTATCCCCTCTTCTCCAGAACCAGGAGAAAGGTCCCATAATTGAGTCCACGCTTTCAGATTCGAGGTTGCGGTGCTAAATTCACTGCCCAGACCAGTCCAGCTTCCATTGTGCAGTTCCAAGAATGCATGGCACCAACAAGTCACGCTTCCCCAATGCCCCATCAAATGGCTCCATAGTGCTCTCTCGTCTGTCATTGTTTGCTATGCCTGTAACCTGGGCTGGAATAACCCCTTCAACAGTGAGCTGAAGGGGCAATGTCTCCGCCAAAGTTACCCTACATACACCAGTGGCATCATTCCAGCAAATTACAAGGCTGCATTTTCCAATTATAGGGCATGTTTTATCCCCATGTTAAGGGGGATCAGAAAATCAGTCCCATAAGTCCACCCCTGATCAGAGTCCCATCCCACAGTAAAATCCCAGACTAATTTAAAGTTGTTAATTTCTAtagatttccttttacaaaagccatgttggcttttccccaacatattgtgttaaCCTCTATTGAcccctcagatttgtcacttaaaaagaatggctcaggtgtgggaatctccctcacattctctacagtgaagaccgatgcaaagaattcatttaactaCTCTTTaacggccttgtcttccttgactgCTCCCTTAGTACCTCagtcgtccagtggccccactcattgtttggcagccttcctgcttctgatgtgcttaaaaaaaatttgctgatAGTTTTTgggtcttttgctagttgctcttcagattcttttttggcctgcct
The nucleotide sequence above comes from Caretta caretta isolate rCarCar2 chromosome 1, rCarCar1.hap1, whole genome shotgun sequence. Encoded proteins:
- the LOC125631582 gene encoding folate receptor alpha; this translates as MAARWAVLGLLAACLASAAKESVLNVCMDAKHHKIQPGPEGALHGQCAPWKDNACCTAETSTGAHQAQSYLYSFNWAHCGVMPDKCKRHFIQDTCLYECSPNLGPWIHQADTSWRRERILNIPLCKEDCEQWWEDCKDAVTCKENWHKGWNWTSGTNRCPRSSTCQPFKYVFPRPADLCEKIWSNSYKYTLEHRGSGRCIQMWFDPAQGNPNVAVAKYYAQNRGDASPVLWAVLLLLPPALLSLL